The genomic window GACCGGCAGCAGGCGCCGGTGGATCGCCAGCGCCCGCGCCACGTCGCCCGCGCGGTAGGCGTCGATCATCTCATGCAGGTCGGCCCCGACGACATGTCCGACGACGCTCACGAATCCGGCCGCGCCCACCGACAGCCACGCCAGGTTGAGCAGGTCGTCGCCGGAGTAGAACGCGAGATCGGTGCCGGCCATCACCTGCGACGACTCGAACAGGTCGGCCTTGGCGTCCTTCACCGCGACGATCCGCGGGTGCTCGGCGAGGCGGCGCAGCGTGTCGCCCTGGATCGGCACGCCCGCGCGGCCCGGGATGTCGTAGAGCATGTTCGGGAGGCCGGTCGCGTCCGCGACGGCCGTGAAGTGCCGGACCAGGCCCTCCTGCGGGGGCTTGTTGTAATACGGCGTCACGACGAGCAGCCCGTGCGCTCCGGCGGCCTCGGCCTGCCGGGCGAGCTGGAGGCTGTGCTCGGTGTGGTTCGTCCCGGCGCCCGCCACAATGACGGCGCGGTCCCCGACGGCTTCCACGAC from Actinomadura rubteroloni includes these protein-coding regions:
- the dapA gene encoding 4-hydroxy-tetrahydrodipicolinate synthase; protein product: MAPSTTADAPFGRMLTAMVTPFLPDGGVDYDGAARLATHLVEEQRHDGLVVNGTTGESPTTSDTEKERLLRAVVEAVGDRAVIVAGAGTNHTEHSLQLARQAEAAGAHGLLVVTPYYNKPPQEGLVRHFTAVADATGLPNMLYDIPGRAGVPIQGDTLRRLAEHPRIVAVKDAKADLFESSQVMAGTDLAFYSGDDLLNLAWLSVGAAGFVSVVGHVVGADLHEMIDAYRAGDVARALAIHRRLLPVVGAIMTRTQGAIAVKAALNLLGLPGGGAVRAPLVEAPPEFAARLREDLMMGGVKVPESSIPEVDR